Proteins from a genomic interval of Cyclopterus lumpus isolate fCycLum1 chromosome 18, fCycLum1.pri, whole genome shotgun sequence:
- the asgrl2 gene encoding asialoglycoprotein receptor 1: protein MTTEYHDDVENDNSSFWNKEPAPVYFSGVSRFRRWLFPGLTATIILILIIVLGASNGKTSSWLWSVDQKVSNLTGSLSAAQQLTKDAVKDIHRLKFSVESNKDQLTSVADALKQLSALDSLSRTVASLKCSLERTINNGSASDGCCPLNWEIFASSCYMFSRTTLSWDEARDWCNGHESHLVILKTDKEWDYVIQHTMGAFHWVGLTDERTGEWEWVNQTPYIMNRRRWRPGQPDSWTDHNLGRGDEDCAHLHNDGRLNDLHCSSKMRFICQVHSQRS from the exons ATGACGACTGAATACCACGACGACGTGGAAAATGACAACAGCTCCTTCTGGAACAAag agcCGGCTCCTGTCTATTTCTCAGGAGTCTCCAGGTTCAGGCGCTGGTTGTTTCCAGGTCTGACGGCAACAAtcattctgattctgataatcGTGCTGGGAGCCAGCA ACGGCAAGACGTCCAGCTGGCTGTGGTCTGTGGATCAAAAGGTGTCCAACCTGACCGGGTCCCTGAGCGCCGCCCAGCAGctcactaaag ATGCAGTGAAAGACATCCACCGCTTGAAGTTTTCTGTGGAGAGCAACAAGGACCAGCTGACCTCAG tggcAGACGCGTTGAAGCAGTTGTCAGCTCTGGATTCTCTCAGCAGGACGGTCGCTTCGCTCAAATGTTCCCTCGAACGCACCATCAAcaatg GTTCAGCTTCTGACGGCTGTTGTCCCCTGAACTGGGAGATCTTCGCCTCCAGCTGTTATATGTTCAGCAGGACAACGTTGTCCTGGGACGAAGCAAGAGACTGGTGCAACGGACACGAATCCCACCTGGTCATCCTCAAAACCGACAAGGAGTGG GACTACGTCATACAGCATACCATGGGAGCCTTCCACTGGGTGGGTCTCACTGATGAGAGGACGGGAGAGTGGGAGTGGGTCAACCAGACGCCGTACATCATGAACCGAAG GCGGTGGAGACCGGGTCAGCCGGACAGCTGGACCGATCACAACCTGGGTCGGGGAGATGAAGACTGTGCTCACCTGCACAACGACGGGCGCCTCAACGACCTGCACTGCTCCAGCAAGATGCGCTTCATCTGCCAGGTCCACAGCCAGCGGAGCTGA
- the LOC117748028 gene encoding cytochrome b5 domain-containing protein 1 isoform X2 — MQAETPERVSMRRYFTPAEVAAHNTAADLWLSFLGRVCDLTPLMEQHAGGALLLPIMEFAGQDISSWFDPETKDVQKHVDPLTSCVRYYTPRGRFVHIPPAGPRSNWATDIGPPWWKDERYEVGLLSIKTRWIRVINTLTSQEQRLQVNCPHISPVQVCSEETMAEILQRYLRYNSHACSYTWKHGGETLDMSRTLSENNILDDDHKLQHLRLDRDLFTPALLLHFNDDLTRADL; from the exons ATGCAAGCCGAGACACCTGAGCGCGTGAGCATGAGACGGTACTTCACCCCCGCGGAGGTGGCCGCTCACAACACCGCGGCCGACCTGTGGCTCTCGTTCCTGGGCAGAGTGTGCGACCTCACCCCGCTGATGGAGCAACACGCAG GTGGCGCTCTGCTGTTACCCATCATGGAGTTTGCAGGACAGGATATCAGCAGCTGGTTCGACCCTGAAACCAAAGAC gtcCAGAAACACGTAGATccactgacttcctgtgtgaGGTACTACACCCCCAGGGGGCGCTTCGTGCACATCCCCCCCGCCGGCCCACGATCCAACTGGGCCACTGACATCGGCCCACCTTGGTGGAAGGACGAGCGCTACGAGGTGGGGCTGCTGTCCATCAAGACGAGGTGGATACGAGTCATCAACACACTGACGTCACAGGAGCAGCGACTGCAGGTGAACTGTCCACACATCTCACCTGTCCAG GTGTGTTCAGAAGAAACGATGGCTGAGATCCTCCAGCGTTACCTGCGCTACAACTCTCACGCCTGCAGCTACACCTGGAAACACGGCGGAGAGACTCTGGACATGAGCCGGACGCTCAGCGAGAACAACATCCTGGACGACGACCACAAGCTCCAGCACCTGCGGCTGGACCGTGACCTCTTCACCCCCGCCCTGCTGCTCCACTTCAACGATGACCTCACGAgggctgacctctga
- the LOC117748028 gene encoding cytochrome b5 domain-containing protein 1 isoform X3, which produces MQAETPERVSMRRYFTPAEVAAHNTAADLWLSFLGRVCDLTPLMEQHAGGALLLPIMEFAGQDISSWFDPETKDVQKHVDPLTSCVRYYTPRGRFVHIPPAGPRSNWATDIGPPWWKDERYEVGLLSIKTRWIRVINTLTSQEQRLQVCSEETMAEILQRYLRYNSHACSYTWKHGGETLDMSRTLSENNILDDDHKLQHLRLDRDLFTPALLLHFNDDLTRADL; this is translated from the exons ATGCAAGCCGAGACACCTGAGCGCGTGAGCATGAGACGGTACTTCACCCCCGCGGAGGTGGCCGCTCACAACACCGCGGCCGACCTGTGGCTCTCGTTCCTGGGCAGAGTGTGCGACCTCACCCCGCTGATGGAGCAACACGCAG GTGGCGCTCTGCTGTTACCCATCATGGAGTTTGCAGGACAGGATATCAGCAGCTGGTTCGACCCTGAAACCAAAGAC gtcCAGAAACACGTAGATccactgacttcctgtgtgaGGTACTACACCCCCAGGGGGCGCTTCGTGCACATCCCCCCCGCCGGCCCACGATCCAACTGGGCCACTGACATCGGCCCACCTTGGTGGAAGGACGAGCGCTACGAGGTGGGGCTGCTGTCCATCAAGACGAGGTGGATACGAGTCATCAACACACTGACGTCACAGGAGCAGCGACTGCAG GTGTGTTCAGAAGAAACGATGGCTGAGATCCTCCAGCGTTACCTGCGCTACAACTCTCACGCCTGCAGCTACACCTGGAAACACGGCGGAGAGACTCTGGACATGAGCCGGACGCTCAGCGAGAACAACATCCTGGACGACGACCACAAGCTCCAGCACCTGCGGCTGGACCGTGACCTCTTCACCCCCGCCCTGCTGCTCCACTTCAACGATGACCTCACGAgggctgacctctga
- the LOC117748028 gene encoding cytochrome b5 domain-containing protein 1 isoform X1 — MQAETPERVSMRRYFTPAEVAAHNTAADLWLSFLGRVCDLTPLMEQHAGGALLLPIMEFAGQDISSWFDPETKDVQKHVDPLTSCVRYYTPRGRFVHIPPAGPRSNWATDIGPPWWKDERYEVGLLSIKTRWIRVINTLTSQEQRLQVNCPHISPVQVPLTCPGAPHLYMCPSLVRVPLTCPGTPDLFKYPHLAGYPIPVYVPSPVYVPSPVYVPITLPLTCPGTPDLFKYPHLAGYPSPVYVPSPVYVSLTCPGTPHLSRYS, encoded by the exons ATGCAAGCCGAGACACCTGAGCGCGTGAGCATGAGACGGTACTTCACCCCCGCGGAGGTGGCCGCTCACAACACCGCGGCCGACCTGTGGCTCTCGTTCCTGGGCAGAGTGTGCGACCTCACCCCGCTGATGGAGCAACACGCAG GTGGCGCTCTGCTGTTACCCATCATGGAGTTTGCAGGACAGGATATCAGCAGCTGGTTCGACCCTGAAACCAAAGAC gtcCAGAAACACGTAGATccactgacttcctgtgtgaGGTACTACACCCCCAGGGGGCGCTTCGTGCACATCCCCCCCGCCGGCCCACGATCCAACTGGGCCACTGACATCGGCCCACCTTGGTGGAAGGACGAGCGCTACGAGGTGGGGCTGCTGTCCATCAAGACGAGGTGGATACGAGTCATCAACACACTGACGTCACAGGAGCAGCGACTGCAGGTGAACTGTCCACACATCTCACCTGTCCAGgtacccctcacctgtccaggtgCCCCTCACCTGTATATGTGTCCCTCACTTGTCCGGgtacccctcacctgtccaggtacCCCTGACCTGTTTAAGTACCCTCACTTGGCCGGTTACCCCATACCTGTTTATGTACCCTCACCTGTCTATGTACCCTCACCTGTTTATGTACCCATTACATTACCCCTCACTTGTCCGGGTACCCCTGACCTGTTTAAGTACCCTCACTTGGCCGGTTACCCCTCACCTGTTTATGTACCCTCACCTGTATATGTGTCCCTCACTTGTCCGGGTACCCCTCACCTTTCCAGGTACTCCTGA